A section of the Clostridium sp. TW13 genome encodes:
- a CDS encoding NAD(P)-dependent oxidoreductase, producing MLFLDEAERCLLCKVPRCKQNCPINTPIPEIISLYRNGEIEKAGEVLFQNNPLSLVCSIVCPHENQCKGNCVRGLKGEPIRFHDIETEISEDYFKKLHFENTPKDKDKIAIIGGGPAGITIALILARKGFKVTIFDANPKIGGVLRYGIPEYRLTNKLIDDIENKLLQLGVTIRPNTLIGPIITLDKLLSDGYKSIFIGTGVWNPQPLNIKGETLGTTHYAIDYLKSPEVYNLGNKVVVIGAGNVAMDAARTAKRSGVKEVYVIYRKSEADMSATREEIKEAREDGVIFKFFRAPLEITEDGIKLAYTENVIDENGRVSTKILEGQEEFFPCTSTIIAVSQLPKTNIVSTSADLQTNNRGFVIIDEKGTTSKKGVFSSGDVVTGGKTVVEAVAKAKIVADAMEEYCLNN from the coding sequence ATGCTATTCTTAGATGAGGCAGAAAGATGTTTATTATGTAAAGTTCCAAGATGCAAGCAAAACTGTCCAATTAATACTCCTATTCCTGAGATAATAAGTTTATATAGAAATGGAGAAATAGAAAAAGCTGGCGAAGTTTTATTCCAAAACAATCCTCTTTCTTTAGTTTGCTCAATAGTTTGTCCACATGAAAATCAATGTAAAGGCAACTGCGTAAGAGGCTTAAAAGGGGAACCAATTAGATTCCATGATATAGAAACTGAAATTTCTGAGGATTATTTTAAGAAACTTCATTTTGAAAATACACCTAAGGACAAAGATAAAATTGCTATTATAGGAGGCGGTCCAGCTGGTATTACAATCGCACTTATACTAGCAAGAAAAGGCTTCAAGGTAACTATTTTTGATGCTAATCCTAAAATAGGTGGTGTTTTAAGATATGGTATACCAGAATATAGATTGACTAACAAGCTTATTGATGATATCGAAAATAAACTTCTACAACTTGGAGTAACAATTAGGCCAAACACTCTTATTGGACCAATTATAACTTTAGACAAACTATTAAGTGATGGTTATAAATCTATATTCATAGGTACAGGTGTTTGGAATCCTCAACCTTTAAATATAAAAGGTGAAACTCTTGGCACTACACATTACGCCATTGATTATTTAAAATCACCTGAAGTTTATAATTTAGGTAATAAGGTAGTTGTTATTGGTGCTGGAAATGTAGCCATGGATGCTGCTAGAACTGCTAAACGTTCTGGAGTAAAAGAAGTTTACGTAATATACAGAAAGAGTGAAGCTGATATGAGTGCTACTAGAGAAGAAATTAAAGAAGCGAGAGAAGATGGAGTTATCTTCAAATTCTTTAGAGCTCCTCTTGAAATCACTGAAGATGGAATAAAGCTTGCTTACACTGAAAATGTAATTGATGAAAATGGTAGAGTATCCACTAAAATATTAGAAGGACAAGAAGAATTCTTTCCATGTACTTCAACCATTATAGCAGTAAGTCAATTACCTAAAACTAATATAGTTTCTACTTCTGCTGATTTGCAAACTAACAACCGCGGTTTTGTTATAATTGATGAAAAAGGTACTACTTCAAAAAAGGGTGTATTCAGTTCTGGTGATGTAGTAACTGGCGGAAAAACTGTAGTAGAAGCTGTAGCTAAAGCTAAGATTGTAGCTGATGCTATGGAAGAATACTGCTTAAACAATTAA
- a CDS encoding thioredoxin domain-containing protein, whose amino-acid sequence MPTINKVANRLINEKSPYLLQHANNPVNWYPWGDEAFNKARSEDKPIFLSIGYSTCHWCHVMEHESFEDEEVAQLMNDNFVAIKVDREERPDVDSVYMTVCQALTGHGGWPLTIIMTPDQKPFYAGTYFPKYSRYGMPGVMDILHSVSEQWEGNKSDILDSTENIVSQLGNYFNIGTNQNRLNPNILTNGFTQLWDNFDEKYGGFGSAPKFPTPHKLMFLLRYYDENGEKIALDMVEKTLESMYRGGLYDHVGFGFSRYSTDEKWLVPHFEKMLYDNALLVMTYLEAYEVTKKELYKTIAENVLDYVFRQMVGKEGGFYSAEDADSEGEEGKFYVFNPVEIKRTLGDEEGDIFNKYFDITEEGNFEGKNIPNLINNKNFQKYDSKINESRKKVLEYRNLRMNLHKDDKILTAWNGLMIAAMGKAYRITGEEKYIECADKAVNLIFNSLVDKDGRLLARYRDGESLYKGYLDDYAFLTWGLIELYEGSFKLEYLKKAIELNREMIRLFWDDDKAGFFIYGKDGEKLIARPKELYDGAMPSGNSVAAYNLIKLSRFTGQKELEELAEKQLDFITSNLYGGEINHSFYLMAASFALSKSKELVCVVENDNDLENLKVQLRKKPNFNLTVLVKTNKNEKELEEIVPFSKDYTTINNKSTYYLCENNTCQAPVNNFEDLFDK is encoded by the coding sequence GTGCCTACTATTAATAAAGTAGCAAATAGACTAATAAATGAAAAGTCTCCATATTTGCTCCAGCACGCTAACAATCCTGTGAACTGGTACCCTTGGGGAGATGAAGCTTTTAACAAGGCAAGATCAGAAGATAAGCCAATTTTTTTAAGTATAGGCTACAGCACTTGTCATTGGTGTCACGTAATGGAGCACGAATCATTTGAAGATGAAGAAGTAGCTCAATTAATGAATGATAATTTTGTGGCAATTAAGGTGGATAGGGAAGAAAGACCTGATGTGGATAGTGTCTACATGACTGTTTGCCAAGCATTAACTGGTCATGGTGGATGGCCATTGACTATAATAATGACTCCAGACCAAAAACCTTTTTATGCAGGAACTTATTTTCCTAAATATTCTCGCTATGGAATGCCAGGTGTTATGGATATTTTACATTCTGTATCTGAACAATGGGAAGGTAATAAATCAGATATTTTAGATTCTACAGAAAATATAGTATCTCAGCTTGGTAACTACTTTAATATAGGTACAAATCAAAATAGGTTGAATCCCAATATATTAACTAATGGATTTACTCAACTTTGGGATAATTTTGATGAAAAGTACGGTGGTTTTGGAAGTGCACCCAAGTTCCCAACTCCTCATAAATTAATGTTTTTGCTTAGATACTATGATGAAAATGGCGAGAAGATAGCTTTGGATATGGTAGAGAAAACTTTAGAATCTATGTATAGAGGTGGATTATATGATCATGTAGGTTTTGGATTTTCAAGGTACTCTACAGATGAGAAATGGTTAGTTCCTCACTTTGAGAAGATGTTATATGATAATGCATTATTAGTTATGACTTACTTAGAAGCTTATGAGGTTACCAAAAAAGAATTATATAAAACTATTGCGGAGAATGTATTAGACTATGTTTTTAGGCAAATGGTAGGAAAAGAAGGTGGATTTTATTCAGCAGAAGATGCAGATAGTGAGGGAGAGGAAGGCAAATTTTATGTTTTTAATCCTGTAGAAATTAAAAGAACATTAGGAGATGAAGAGGGGGATATATTCAATAAATATTTTGATATAACTGAAGAAGGCAATTTTGAAGGCAAGAATATTCCTAATCTAATTAATAACAAGAATTTTCAAAAATATGATTCTAAGATAAATGAATCACGAAAAAAAGTTTTGGAGTATAGAAATCTTAGAATGAATTTGCATAAAGATGATAAGATTTTAACAGCATGGAATGGATTAATGATTGCAGCAATGGGAAAAGCTTATAGAATTACTGGTGAAGAAAAGTACATTGAATGTGCAGATAAGGCCGTAAATTTAATATTTAATTCATTAGTTGATAAAGATGGCAGATTGCTTGCCAGATATAGAGATGGAGAGTCATTATATAAAGGATATTTGGATGATTATGCATTTTTAACTTGGGGGCTTATAGAGTTATATGAAGGAAGTTTTAAATTAGAATATTTAAAAAAAGCTATAGAATTAAACAGAGAAATGATACGGTTATTCTGGGATGATGATAAAGCTGGCTTTTTTATTTATGGTAAGGATGGAGAAAAATTAATTGCAAGACCTAAAGAACTATATGATGGAGCTATGCCATCAGGCAATTCTGTTGCTGCATATAATTTAATTAAGCTTTCTAGATTTACTGGACAGAAAGAGTTAGAAGAGTTAGCTGAAAAACAACTTGATTTTATCACAAGTAATTTGTATGGAGGAGAAATAAATCACAGTTTTTATCTTATGGCAGCATCTTTTGCATTGAGCAAATCTAAAGAATTGGTATGTGTTGTTGAAAATGATAATGATTTAGAAAATTTAAAAGTCCAATTAAGAAAAAAGCCTAATTTCAATTTAACTGTTTTAGTTAAAACAAATAAAAATGAGAAAGAGTTAGAAGAAATAGTTCCTTTTAGCAAGGATTATACGACTATAAATAATAAAAGTACTTATTATTTATGTGAGAATAATACCTGCCAAGCTCCTGTAAATAATTTTGAAGATTTGTTTGATAAATAA
- a CDS encoding linear amide C-N hydrolase has translation MCTSFAVYGQEKTIYGMNFDTDEIDLKLKINSYNDKNIFNFSALMENKYVDIAGVNSDGLFICTQAVKYGPGFKSTCDENDWFAFDIFDDALKKTRKTSEFFEILNKRVIAYPRNPLFPDLGLHTIIADKSGDAFILEEGNGTNIVSPIHNDFIIMTNFPNGDFKETNYNNVYGIGADRYICAHEYICNNIDNFGINEAFEVLKRTSQDTTSQCPTLCSIVYEPLKNEIYISFKKDLSKRWKISIMEKTIQSLDGFLGNNKIQFTNEEILVNDLISLYK, from the coding sequence ATGTGTACAAGTTTTGCAGTATACGGTCAAGAAAAAACTATTTATGGTATGAATTTTGATACTGATGAAATTGATTTAAAACTGAAAATTAATAGTTATAATGATAAAAATATTTTTAATTTTTCAGCCTTAATGGAAAATAAATACGTTGATATCGCTGGTGTTAATAGTGATGGTCTTTTTATTTGTACTCAAGCAGTAAAATATGGTCCAGGTTTTAAATCAACTTGTGACGAAAATGATTGGTTTGCTTTTGATATTTTTGATGATGCGCTAAAGAAAACAAGAAAAACATCTGAATTTTTTGAAATTCTTAATAAAAGAGTAATCGCGTATCCTAGAAATCCATTATTTCCAGATTTAGGGCTACATACTATTATCGCTGATAAAAGTGGTGATGCATTTATTCTGGAAGAAGGAAATGGTACAAATATAGTAAGTCCTATTCATAATGATTTTATTATAATGACTAATTTTCCAAATGGGGATTTTAAGGAAACAAATTATAATAATGTATATGGTATAGGTGCTGATAGATATATTTGTGCTCATGAATATATCTGTAATAATATTGATAACTTTGGAATAAATGAAGCTTTTGAGGTTTTAAAAAGAACTTCTCAGGATACAACTTCTCAGTGTCCAACTTTGTGTTCAATAGTATATGAACCATTAAAAAATGAAATTTATATTAGTTTTAAAAAAGATTTAAGCAAAAGATGGAAAATTTCTATTATGGAAAAAACAATCCAATCATTGGATGGATTTTTAGGCAATAATAAAATTCAATTTACAAATGAAGAAATACTTGTGAATGACCTTATTAGCTTATATAAGTGA
- a CDS encoding sensor histidine kinase, producing MDLSNEFWIDELQKIGKVGIFSFDMRSHTVTASEKGYELFGISGRKMEGTKDWLEVIHPSQRQELSSYFMEAIKTGKDFDKEFKIVEENNETERWVELKGKVFYDDQGMPEKLSGTIHDVSEIKKSEEKYKKLYIEFQEKESLLVSLINSIPDLIFYKDINSRYLGCNKAYENYSGMKEEDIVGHSDFDIFDEEEASFYREMDAKMIEKEEKVSYEQWIKYPDSREALLDTIKTPYYDSEGNILGIIGICRDITERIKKEELQRKMEEETIRLDKLKENDRIKTEFFANISHELRTPINVIFSALQMQEILFKEDKNENASIDKFKYIKMMKQNCYRLLRLINNLIDITKFDNGYFSINERNQDIIQLVEDVVLSVADYIEKKGISVTFDTDAEEKVIAVDTEKMERIILNLLSNAVKFTPSGGKIDVYIEDNDSDVCIRIKDTGIGIPQEKLNMIFERFVQVDKSLTRNHEGSGIGLSIVKSLVEQHGGNISVKSEEGKGTEFIIHIPCKLAVWEASTKNTGNTQISDDFIEKINIEFSDIYN from the coding sequence ATGGATTTAAGTAATGAATTTTGGATAGATGAACTTCAAAAAATTGGAAAGGTAGGAATATTCAGTTTTGATATGAGAAGTCATACAGTGACTGCTTCAGAAAAAGGATATGAGTTGTTTGGAATTAGCGGTAGGAAAATGGAAGGTACAAAGGATTGGTTAGAGGTAATTCATCCAAGTCAAAGACAAGAACTAAGTTCATATTTCATGGAAGCAATTAAAACAGGCAAAGACTTTGATAAGGAGTTTAAAATAGTAGAGGAAAACAACGAAACAGAAAGATGGGTAGAATTAAAAGGCAAGGTTTTTTATGATGATCAAGGTATGCCGGAAAAATTGTCAGGCACTATTCACGATGTGAGTGAAATTAAGAAAAGTGAGGAAAAATATAAAAAACTTTATATTGAATTTCAAGAAAAGGAATCACTTTTAGTCTCTCTTATTAATTCAATCCCAGATTTAATTTTTTATAAAGATATTAACAGTAGATACTTAGGCTGCAACAAAGCGTATGAAAACTATTCAGGAATGAAAGAAGAAGATATTGTTGGACATAGCGATTTTGATATTTTTGATGAAGAAGAAGCATCATTTTATAGGGAAATGGATGCGAAAATGATTGAAAAAGAAGAGAAAGTTAGCTATGAACAGTGGATTAAGTATCCAGATAGTAGAGAAGCGTTGTTAGATACAATAAAAACACCGTATTATGATTCAGAAGGTAATATTTTGGGGATTATAGGAATATGTAGGGATATTACTGAAAGAATAAAAAAAGAAGAGCTACAAAGAAAAATGGAAGAGGAAACAATAAGGTTAGATAAATTAAAGGAAAATGATAGAATTAAAACTGAATTTTTTGCTAATATTTCTCATGAGCTAAGAACTCCAATAAATGTGATTTTTTCCGCCTTACAGATGCAAGAAATTTTATTTAAAGAAGATAAAAATGAGAATGCTTCTATAGATAAATTTAAATATATAAAGATGATGAAACAAAATTGTTATCGTCTGCTACGACTTATTAATAATTTAATTGATATAACAAAGTTTGATAATGGTTATTTTAGTATAAATGAAAGGAATCAAGATATAATACAATTAGTTGAGGATGTAGTTTTATCTGTAGCGGACTACATTGAGAAGAAAGGGATTTCAGTTACTTTTGATACTGATGCTGAAGAAAAAGTAATTGCAGTTGATACTGAAAAAATGGAAAGGATCATTTTGAATTTATTATCAAATGCAGTAAAATTTACTCCTAGTGGAGGAAAAATAGATGTTTATATAGAAGATAACGATAGTGATGTATGTATAAGAATAAAAGATACAGGAATAGGCATACCACAAGAAAAATTAAATATGATATTTGAACGTTTTGTACAAGTCGATAAGTCACTTACCAGAAATCACGAGGGAAGTGGCATAGGTTTATCAATTGTAAAGTCATTGGTTGAACAGCATGGAGGAAACATATCAGTAAAAAGTGAAGAGGGAAAAGGTACTGAATTTATAATACATATTCCATGTAAACTTGCTGTATGGGAAGCGTCTACTAAAAATACAGGAAATACTCAAATAAGTGATGATTTTATTGAAAAAATTAATATAGAATTTTCAGACATATATAACTAA
- the cooS gene encoding anaerobic carbon-monoxide dehydrogenase catalytic subunit — protein MSENKLEGRVSYHDSVEEMLKRIREDGMSNVFDRFALQEKIRCKFCLEGLSCQLCSNGPCRISEKTGQTKGVCGIAADAMAMRNFLLKNIMGAGTYSHHAYEAFRTLKATAEGKTPFQIKDVEKLKWMCEKVGINVSQDTNKMAIELADLLEEQQKIDVEDKNIMVEAFAPKKRKELWKKLAIYPAGTVHEEQNCVASCLTNVDGSHVSLAMKALRLGIATIYNSQIGLEMVQDILFGTPKPHEVNMDLGIMDPNYVNVVFNGHQPWPGVATILKARTAEVQEKAKAAGAKGLRVVGSIETGQELLQRFEMDDVFVGHMGNWLTIEPLLATGTVDVFAMEENCSPPAIDMYAEKYQVTLVSVSTIIDLPGLDAKIPYDPSEVDAMADKLIELAIENFKKRKERKIEPKVPNKLQKAIAGFSTEAVLAALGNKLDPLVDVIAAGKIKGVVALANCSTLRNGPQDSMTINLTKELIKKDILVVAGGCGNHALEVAGLCTVEAANELAGEGLKEVCNMLKIPPVLSFGTCTDTGRISMLVSALADHLNVDVSDLPIAVTAPEWMEQKATIDGVFALAYGAYTHLSPTPFMTGAPQLVELLTQKAEDVTGGKIALGDDPVEVANNIEAHIVKKRKGLGLS, from the coding sequence ATGAGTGAAAATAAACTTGAAGGTAGAGTAAGTTATCATGATTCTGTAGAGGAAATGCTTAAGAGAATCAGAGAAGATGGAATGTCCAATGTATTTGATAGATTTGCTCTACAAGAAAAAATCAGATGTAAGTTTTGTCTTGAAGGATTGAGTTGCCAATTATGCTCAAATGGACCTTGTAGAATTAGTGAGAAAACTGGTCAAACTAAAGGGGTATGTGGTATAGCAGCTGATGCTATGGCAATGAGAAATTTCCTTCTAAAAAATATAATGGGGGCAGGTACATATAGTCATCATGCTTATGAAGCTTTTAGAACACTAAAAGCTACAGCAGAAGGAAAAACTCCATTTCAAATTAAAGATGTAGAAAAACTTAAATGGATGTGCGAAAAAGTTGGAATCAATGTAAGTCAAGACACAAATAAGATGGCCATTGAATTAGCAGATTTACTTGAAGAGCAACAGAAAATTGATGTTGAAGATAAAAATATTATGGTAGAAGCTTTTGCGCCTAAAAAGAGAAAAGAACTTTGGAAGAAGCTAGCCATATATCCAGCTGGTACCGTGCATGAAGAACAAAATTGTGTAGCTAGTTGCCTTACAAATGTAGATGGAAGCCATGTTTCTTTAGCTATGAAAGCTCTTAGACTTGGTATAGCTACAATTTATAATTCTCAAATAGGTTTGGAAATGGTTCAAGATATTTTGTTTGGAACTCCAAAACCACATGAGGTTAATATGGATTTAGGAATTATGGATCCAAACTATGTAAATGTAGTATTTAACGGTCATCAACCTTGGCCAGGGGTTGCTACAATATTAAAAGCAAGAACAGCAGAAGTTCAAGAAAAAGCGAAAGCTGCAGGAGCTAAAGGTCTTAGAGTAGTGGGATCAATAGAAACCGGTCAGGAATTACTTCAAAGATTTGAAATGGATGATGTTTTTGTAGGTCATATGGGAAATTGGCTTACAATAGAACCATTACTAGCCACTGGTACAGTTGACGTGTTTGCCATGGAAGAAAACTGCTCACCTCCAGCTATAGATATGTATGCAGAAAAATATCAAGTAACTTTGGTATCAGTGAGCACGATCATCGATTTACCAGGACTTGATGCGAAGATTCCATATGATCCATCTGAAGTGGATGCCATGGCAGATAAATTAATTGAACTTGCTATAGAAAATTTTAAGAAGAGAAAAGAAAGAAAAATAGAACCTAAGGTTCCTAATAAGTTACAGAAGGCTATAGCAGGCTTCTCAACAGAAGCAGTTTTAGCTGCTCTTGGGAACAAACTTGATCCTCTAGTAGATGTAATTGCTGCTGGCAAGATTAAAGGGGTAGTAGCACTTGCAAACTGCTCAACTCTAAGAAATGGACCACAAGATTCTATGACAATAAATCTTACAAAAGAACTTATAAAGAAGGATATACTAGTAGTTGCTGGTGGTTGTGGAAATCATGCTCTTGAGGTTGCAGGGTTATGTACTGTAGAAGCAGCTAATGAGCTTGCAGGAGAAGGTTTGAAAGAAGTGTGCAACATGCTTAAGATTCCACCAGTATTAAGCTTTGGAACATGCACAGATACAGGAAGAATTTCAATGCTTGTTAGTGCTTTAGCAGATCATTTAAATGTAGATGTATCTGATCTTCCTATAGCTGTTACAGCCCCAGAATGGATGGAACAAAAGGCAACTATAGATGGAGTATTTGCTTTAGCATATGGAGCATATACTCACTTATCACCTACACCATTTATGACAGGAGCTCCTCAACTTGTAGAATTATTGACTCAAAAAGCTGAAGATGTAACTGGCGGTAAGATTGCATTGGGTGATGATCCTGTTGAGGTGGCAAATAATATAGAAGCTCATATAGTTAAAAAGAGAAAAGGCTTAGGATTAAGTTAA
- a CDS encoding PHP domain-containing protein, translated as MFGKIADLHIHSFYSDGTMSPEEILEKAINRNIGLLAITDHDMLDGSIELVKLCENKNIQCISGVEIDAIHNGLNYHILAYGVNLNDEVFSNFIKQNRILLEKVNITLIEKMSKDYQNISLEDYLYYTYDRKLGGWKTLHYLIEKGIAKDVFEGLQLYDKYETPHSCVEFPSIKLITDYIHKAGGKAVLAHPGKVIPTNDMDIFKEDLLEVIDFGIDGIECYYPAHTEDITRICIEVCEDKNLLITCGSDCHGEFQSTEIGQMNIPIEKLNLNGLYSSSIKPAYSS; from the coding sequence ATGTTTGGTAAAATTGCAGATTTACATATTCACTCATTTTATTCTGATGGAACAATGTCTCCAGAAGAAATTTTAGAAAAAGCAATTAATAGAAATATAGGTCTTTTAGCTATAACTGATCATGATATGCTTGATGGTTCAATTGAACTAGTCAAGCTTTGTGAAAACAAAAATATTCAGTGTATTTCTGGTGTTGAGATTGATGCAATTCATAATGGACTGAATTATCATATTTTAGCTTATGGAGTAAATTTAAATGATGAGGTTTTCTCCAATTTTATAAAACAAAATCGCATTCTATTAGAAAAGGTTAATATAACTCTTATTGAAAAAATGTCTAAGGACTATCAAAACATATCTTTAGAAGATTACTTATATTATACTTATGACAGAAAATTAGGTGGTTGGAAAACTCTTCATTACTTAATTGAAAAGGGAATAGCTAAAGATGTATTTGAAGGACTCCAATTGTATGATAAATATGAAACACCTCATAGTTGTGTAGAATTTCCTTCAATAAAGCTAATTACAGATTATATTCATAAGGCTGGAGGAAAGGCTGTTTTAGCTCATCCAGGTAAAGTTATTCCTACAAATGATATGGATATTTTTAAAGAAGACTTATTAGAAGTAATTGATTTTGGTATAGATGGTATAGAATGCTATTATCCAGCTCATACAGAAGATATTACAAGAATATGTATTGAAGTTTGTGAAGATAAGAATTTACTTATAACCTGTGGTTCAGATTGTCATGGAGAGTTTCAATCTACAGAAATTGGTCAAATGAATATACCTATTGAAAAACTAAACTTAAATGGACTTTATTCATCTAGCATAAAACCAGCCTATTCATCTTAG
- a CDS encoding FMN-binding protein has product MWNVKKVVISAGCIAVLAIGMWAGKYLITVQKYKDTIKKLEIGTVDLSKVSDGKYTGGCDALLISAKVEVTISNKKIKNIVLLNHKNERGKPAEVITDRVVEAQSLQVDAISGATNSSKVILKAIENALKAGQA; this is encoded by the coding sequence ATGTGGAATGTAAAAAAGGTAGTAATAAGTGCAGGGTGCATAGCAGTATTGGCTATAGGAATGTGGGCAGGAAAGTATTTGATTACTGTACAAAAATATAAGGATACTATAAAAAAATTAGAAATTGGTACTGTGGATCTATCAAAGGTTTCTGATGGCAAATATACAGGTGGATGTGATGCATTATTAATATCTGCTAAAGTTGAAGTTACAATTAGTAATAAAAAGATTAAAAATATTGTGTTGCTAAATCATAAAAATGAAAGAGGAAAACCAGCTGAAGTTATTACAGATAGAGTTGTAGAGGCTCAATCACTTCAAGTCGATGCAATTTCAGGGGCAACAAATAGTAGCAAAGTAATATTGAAGGCTATTGAGAATGCACTAAAAGCAGGACAAGCGTAA
- a CDS encoding TetR/AcrR family transcriptional regulator, giving the protein MGITERKEKERLFRKNLILRAAEDIFAEKGFENSTMEDIAKAAEFTKKTVYSYFNSKEELYYEIMLEGFKSLNTMLDEAINQNESLKETEKIKKLGQTFIEFSRVCPAYFRAISDYQNREFDFSHNTDNELIKECYVAGQYSFELLNKCLADGIDRGEISDKVDVTTVSLILWANVLGIITLINKKQKYIREYYHIEIEQLIENGFEMLFSTIKK; this is encoded by the coding sequence GTGGGGATAACAGAACGTAAAGAAAAAGAACGATTATTTAGAAAGAATCTTATATTAAGGGCGGCAGAAGATATCTTTGCAGAGAAGGGATTTGAAAACTCTACAATGGAGGATATTGCAAAGGCAGCTGAATTCACTAAGAAGACTGTGTATTCATATTTTAATAGCAAAGAAGAATTATATTATGAAATAATGTTAGAAGGATTTAAATCGTTAAATACTATGCTTGATGAGGCGATAAATCAGAATGAAAGTTTAAAAGAAACAGAAAAAATCAAGAAACTTGGTCAAACTTTTATTGAATTTAGTAGGGTATGCCCTGCATATTTTAGGGCAATTTCAGATTATCAAAATAGAGAATTTGATTTTTCTCACAATACTGATAATGAACTAATTAAGGAATGTTATGTAGCAGGGCAATATTCCTTTGAACTTCTTAATAAGTGCTTAGCTGATGGAATTGATAGAGGAGAAATATCAGATAAGGTTGATGTTACTACTGTTTCGTTAATACTTTGGGCAAATGTACTGGGGATTATAACATTGATAAACAAAAAGCAAAAATATATAAGAGAATACTATCATATAGAAATTGAACAGTTAATAGAAAATGGATTTGAAATGTTATTTAGTACAATCAAAAAATAA
- a CDS encoding aminoglycoside N(3)-acetyltransferase, producing MGQKELIDNTPILRTRESIVEDLRKLGLKEGMTVIVHSSLSSMGWVCGGSVAVVQALMDVVTPNGNIIMPEHSGEYSDPCDWCNPPVPKEWWQAIRDTMPAFDPKYTPSSFMGVIAETFRNFQGVVRSNHPAVSFAAWGKDAQFIVEKHSLDYSLGENSPLARIYDLDGYVLLLGVSYENNTSFHLAENRVIDKKICKAGAPIIENGKRAWKAYEDIDFDTDLFEDIGKDFENKHKVDIGAVGSAKCRIFKQRAAVDYAEVWIQNKRQTMHIE from the coding sequence ATGGGACAAAAAGAATTAATAGATAATACGCCAATACTAAGAACAAGAGAAAGCATAGTTGAAGATTTGAGAAAATTAGGATTGAAGGAAGGAATGACAGTTATTGTACACTCATCATTAAGTTCTATGGGGTGGGTTTGTGGAGGCTCAGTTGCAGTCGTCCAAGCCTTAATGGATGTTGTTACACCAAATGGTAATATAATTATGCCAGAGCACTCAGGGGAGTATTCAGATCCATGTGATTGGTGTAATCCACCAGTTCCTAAGGAATGGTGGCAGGCAATAAGAGATACAATGCCAGCCTTTGATCCAAAGTATACCCCTTCAAGTTTTATGGGAGTGATAGCAGAAACTTTTAGAAATTTTCAAGGGGTAGTTAGAAGTAATCATCCAGCTGTATCATTTGCAGCTTGGGGGAAGGATGCGCAGTTTATTGTTGAAAAGCATTCTCTAGATTATTCACTTGGGGAGAATTCTCCTTTGGCAAGAATTTATGACTTAGATGGATATGTACTATTACTAGGAGTAAGTTATGAAAATAATACATCTTTTCATTTGGCTGAGAATAGAGTGATAGATAAAAAGATTTGTAAAGCAGGGGCACCAATAATAGAAAATGGGAAAAGAGCATGGAAAGCCTATGAAGATATAGATTTTGATACTGATTTATTTGAGGATATAGGGAAAGATTTCGAAAATAAACATAAAGTTGATATAGGAGCAGTTGGGTCAGCTAAATGTAGAATTTTTAAACAGAGAGCTGCAGTAGATTATGCAGAAGTGTGGATACAAAATAAGAGACAAACAATGCATATAGAATAG
- a CDS encoding CD3324 family protein codes for MRYVKAKKVLPKEIIEIIQEYVDGEYIYIPRKSGNEKAWGEKNGTRSSLKQRNSEIYIKYINNISIKELARLYFLSEHSIRRIINQEGSLRTSSI; via the coding sequence ATGAGGTATGTTAAGGCAAAAAAGGTGTTACCAAAAGAAATAATTGAAATAATTCAGGAATATGTTGATGGAGAATATATTTATATTCCTAGAAAAAGTGGCAATGAGAAGGCTTGGGGTGAAAAGAACGGTACAAGAAGTAGCCTAAAGCAACGGAATTCTGAGATTTATATCAAATATATAAATAATATTAGTATTAAAGAACTTGCTAGATTATATTTTCTTTCAGAACATAGTATACGAAGAATAATAAACCAAGAAGGTTCATTGCGTACAAGTTCTATATAG